A window of Flammeovirga kamogawensis genomic DNA:
TAAAAAATGAACAACTTAATAGTGCATAGATTGTGATTGATTTCATAGTATTTACATGTTAGTAAGGAGGTTATGACATATAAATAAGTTAGGTTATCAATAATTCACTTGGTATTGATTTAACTGATTTAAAGAGAGTTTATCAGTATTTAATAAAGAAAAAGAGTATTAGTCGTCTAAATCAAAAAAAATGATTAACATTTAATGTAAAAAGCCTGACAACTACTACATGTAATTATCAGGCTTTAGATCATTTATAATAAAAAGATTATTATTTCAACCATTTCTTAGCACACCATTTTCTTACAGGTTCATCATAAAACTTAACAGCTACGTAAGCTACAGCAATGGATACGACAAATGTAACAACACCCCAAACTGCAGCTACTTCATAAGATGTTTTACCTGTAGCTACATTATCTACAACCCAAGCTGTAAATACATAAATAAATGCATAATGAGTGATATAAACTGGATAAGATATATCTCCTAAAAACTTGGCTAACTTTCTCGTTTTCTCAGATTTTATATCTCCATTAGCACCTATATACACAAGTAATGGAAATACAATTAAGATTACTAAACCTTCATATAACCCATTTATCCAATTAATGTCTCCACCTAACCTTGGTAAGGCTAAAACTACAAACATGAGGATACTTGATAACAAAAATGCATTTTTAATATAAGTTGGTTTCATTATTCTAGACAATAATAAACCCGATAAAAATGGGTACAACAAACGTGTAAAACCAATACGTAGTTGTTCTGGATCTAAAGACCAACCTCCTGCTACTCCACCTTGAGGTGTTGTTACTGTAAATTGAATTAATGCACAACCCGCTATGAAAGTGAGTAACATTAAAGTCTTGTTAGATAATTTTCTTAATACAAAGGCATATAGTGCATAAGCAATGTACTCAAAGAATAATGTCCAACCAGGACCATTTAATGGATACATTTCTCCCCAACCTCTGATATCTAAAGACTTGCCAACGGGAATCATTGTAAAGCCAATTACCATAACTAAAAGCATTTTAGTTACAGGTGTATTTTCTATAATAGGAAATAATGTTGGCGATGCCTGAAAATAATATGTTGCAGCTCCAAGTATAGAACCAATAATTACCATTGGTTGTAAACGGATTATTCTTCGTTTAAAAAAGCCACCAAGTGTCATTGTATCCCAACGGTTATTATAAGCTATGCCAATTACAAAGCCAGACAATACAAAGAAAAAATCTACTGCTAAATACCCGTGGTTAATGATCTGTTCTTTATGTTTTCCTAAAGCGAAGGCTTCTAAAATATGAAAAGCAACTACAATAATGGCAGCCACACCTCTTAAGCCATCTAAGATTTCGTAATGTTTGTTAGAAGGTTGATTCATGAATTTTGTTAGGTTAATATGATTAAGTTAGTTGCAAAATCTTAAAACATGTCTTTTCTCATATTGTATTTTATTAATTCTACAGTAGACGATATTTTAAGTTTTGCTTTAATATTTCGTTTATGAGACTTAATAGTTTCTTCTGCTATAAACATTTCTTCAGCAATTTGCTTACTAGTAAGTCCCTCACAAATATAATCTAGAACTTGTTCTTCTCTTAATGATAAGACGTTTTCCGTTGCTTTTACTTCTTCAAAATGAGTTTCTATTTTTTCTGAATAAAATTTACGGCCATCCATTATCTTATGTATTGCATTTACAAGGTTCTCTTCAGAGTCATCTTTTAAAATAAACCCTTCAATTCCTAAGCTTTTGATCTTTTTAGTGAAAGAATACTTATTGTGCATAGAAATCATAAGAACACGCAAGTTAGGGTGTTTCATCTTTGCCAACTCTACCAGCTCAATACCATTCATTTCAGGCATTTGGATATCAGAAATTAGCAAATTATACTTAGTAATATCTGTTGCTAAAAACTTTTTAGGCGATCCAAATACATCTACCTTTTTAATTAAAGGAAAGTAGATATTAATCAATTCTATCAATCCTTTTAAGAATAGATTATGATCATCAACAAGAGCAATATTTATATTATTGTTCATCTTTATAAAGGTATTTGAATAAGGATAGCAATCCCTCGTTTAGTATTAATTTTATGAATGCCTGATAGAATTTGAATTCTATATTTTACATTTTGAATTTCTCTATCTATATCTTCTGTACTCGCAAATTTTAGAGTACTATTGTCCAAGTAACTAATTAATAATTTCTCCTTCTCTCGAGATATTTCTAGATCAACTCTAGTTGCTTTAGATATAATTGGCAATACAGTATACATCTCCTGAATAATTCTATAGATATGGTGAAAGTTGGTTTCTGATGTATCTATCTTTCCATCAATATGATGCGTAAATGTATAATGTGTAGACGAAGTAGACATTTTGAGAGCCAATTCTTGTAGTTCATCTAAGAAGTATTCCTTTTCTAAATTAGGAGTGACAAGGTTATGCGATAGCTCTCGAACATTAGATAAGGTATTATCCAATATTGGTTGTATATCATTATCTTGATTTTTCATTTTCATGAACGAAAGATTACCACCAATTCTATCATGAATATCCCTGCCTATTCTATTCCGTTCATTTTCCTGACTATCTACAATCGTTTGTATATGTTTTAACTGATGTTCTTTTTCTATATTCTGTAGTTTTTGATAATTCTTGATGGTATCCAACCATTTCATAATAAGAATATAAATTATAAAGGCACTAATTAAAACAGCATTAAAGTAGCTAATAACATTAGTATAAAAGCTCCTTTTCATAATACCAAAATGAGGTACTGCCACAAACAAAAAGAACGTAACCATTATAAAAATATACAACGATAAAGTGATTTTACTAAATGGCTTTTTCTCTTTTAAAGCAGGAATAATCATATTCAATAGAATTAGATTTGCGTACCACCAACAGTATAAAATTACACCAACAGTTGTTAAGGTATTAATCCAAAAATTATAAGGGTAGAAAAAAGAAACTATATATAATGCTATGAGTAGAATGTTTACATGAAGTATATACGGTAATACTTCTTTATCCTTTTTATCTGTAAGAGAATATTTAAAATATTGGCTAAGACCATATACTCCTACTTGATTTACTATAATTCTTAAAAGATAACTAAAATCTGCACCTCTAAAATCTAAAAGTCCTAAAAAATTACCACTTTCAATCTCAGAAAATAACGAGAAACCTAAAGAGTACAATAGCACTCCAAAGTATGCCTTATCTTTTGTGATAAAACCTAAAACCAACATACCCAATGCTAACAAAATACTTAGTGTTCTAATTATAAGAAACACCTTATCTCTTGTAGTCGATAGTTGTTTATATTCTGTGGTATCATATAGTTTAGCAAAAGTAGAAAGTGCCCCTCCGTAACCATTTATTTCTAAGTAGAGTTCTTTTGTTTCTCCTTCTTTAAAATATAATGGAATCGCATTATCTGTTTTACCCTTTGTTACGGTAGTACTAATATCATATTCTTTTAAATCGTCTGAAATAGAAGAAGATACATATATTTTTCCGTAAGGAATTAATACATAGTTTAAAGAAAAAAGTTTTTCTATTTCTTTATTTGAATAGAATTTTGCCTTAAACCACATTTTTTGATGAAAAATAAAGAAGCTCAAGTTACTATTTGATATAGTTTTCCATTGAACACTAGTATCTGACAGTACTTGTGTAAGGTTAATTTCTTCTTCAGTTTTTTCGAAGAAATAGGCTAAATCGTCATTATTTACAGCATTTACATCATAAATTTGTTGACAAAATGCAAGTTGCACACACGATAAAGTGACAAGGATATACAGTCCTATAATTTTCATTTGTTGTTGTTAGTAAAGTAAGTTTCTATAATAGATTATTAGTAACTGGAATGTTAATTTCCACATACAACCCAGAAGATGAATTAATAGTCATCTCTCCAGTTAAAGCAGTCACCCTTTGTTGTATATTTAATAAACCAATTCCACTTTTATTATTTTTTTCAGACAGTCCTTTGCCATTATCACGATACGTAAGTAGTACATTTTCTTCAGATAACTTAATTTCTAAATGTACTTGTTTGGCAAAGCTATGTTTCACAGCATTCACAAATAATTCTTGAATTATACTATATAAATTTTCTAAATCATCATATTTTAATGGTAGAGAATCTGTATTAGTAGTAAAGTCAAATTTCATGACTGTTGTAGAAAATCTAGAAGTAAGTTGATTTACTTGAATTATCCAATTTTCCTCTTTAAAATTCATCTTTTTTAAAGAATAGGTCATTAATTTAAGTTCATCTAGGGTTTCTTGAAGCACCTCAGAATGTGCTAAAGTTGTCTGTTTTAATTTTGTATCTAAAAGATTTAAATCGTTTGTAATTTTTTTCTGAATTTCTTTCCCAATAGCATTTCTTTCGGCTTCTTGACTATCTAATATTGCTTTCAGGTATTCTTTCTGAAACTTCTCTTCTAATTTAGTTAACCGCTTGTTTTCTGTATTAACGGTATATACTTTCAATAAAACCATACAAACCATTACAACAGAACTTATTATTCCATCAGAATAAAGATAAAATGCAGAAAAGTAATTTTGTGATAACACACCAAAGTAAGGAGTAACCACAAACAGTAGAAAAAAGCTAACAATTAAAAAATAGAAGAAAGTACTTAAATCAAAATTCAGAATTCTTTCTTTATTTATAATCTTATAAGATGCTACGATTATAAAAATTAAGATTAATAGTATGGCTATTGTATATGTTAAACTCACAACCATAGGGTATTGAGAAAACAATAAATAAATGATTTCAATAGCTATAAATACTACATTAAAATATTTACCTACATTTCCTTTTTGTTTACGATCTTCCAAAAACAAAAGGTCTCTCAAAAAATAGAAAAAAGAAACAACGAGTGCATGAGCAGCTACTATTTTAAAGAAATAGCTGATATCTAATCCATTCAAAGAAAATAACCCTAATAAACTGCCTGATTCTACCTCAATAAAAAGAAATGCACCTAATAACGCAATTACAAAGTTGCTATACATCTTATCCTTTAAAGAATAGAAAAGTACACTACCTATCAAAATAAAAACAACAAATACAGTCCTCATTATCAAACCTAGATTTGCATTCACTTTATTTTTGGCTGCTACTACTTCAGATGAAAGAATTTCTGGATTACTAGACGTTAAAGTTCCATACCCATATACTCTATAATAAATTTCTTTTACCTCACC
This region includes:
- a CDS encoding acyltransferase family protein gives rise to the protein MNQPSNKHYEILDGLRGVAAIIVVAFHILEAFALGKHKEQIINHGYLAVDFFFVLSGFVIGIAYNNRWDTMTLGGFFKRRIIRLQPMVIIGSILGAATYYFQASPTLFPIIENTPVTKMLLVMVIGFTMIPVGKSLDIRGWGEMYPLNGPGWTLFFEYIAYALYAFVLRKLSNKTLMLLTFIAGCALIQFTVTTPQGGVAGGWSLDPEQLRIGFTRLLYPFLSGLLLSRIMKPTYIKNAFLLSSILMFVVLALPRLGGDINWINGLYEGLVILIVFPLLVYIGANGDIKSEKTRKLAKFLGDISYPVYITHYAFIYVFTAWVVDNVATGKTSYEVAAVWGVVTFVVSIAVAYVAVKFYDEPVRKWCAKKWLK
- a CDS encoding LuxR C-terminal-related transcriptional regulator; its protein translation is MNNNINIALVDDHNLFLKGLIELINIYFPLIKKVDVFGSPKKFLATDITKYNLLISDIQMPEMNGIELVELAKMKHPNLRVLMISMHNKYSFTKKIKSLGIEGFILKDDSEENLVNAIHKIMDGRKFYSEKIETHFEEVKATENVLSLREEQVLDYICEGLTSKQIAEEMFIAEETIKSHKRNIKAKLKISSTVELIKYNMRKDMF
- a CDS encoding sensor histidine kinase → MKIIGLYILVTLSCVQLAFCQQIYDVNAVNNDDLAYFFEKTEEEINLTQVLSDTSVQWKTISNSNLSFFIFHQKMWFKAKFYSNKEIEKLFSLNYVLIPYGKIYVSSSISDDLKEYDISTTVTKGKTDNAIPLYFKEGETKELYLEINGYGGALSTFAKLYDTTEYKQLSTTRDKVFLIIRTLSILLALGMLVLGFITKDKAYFGVLLYSLGFSLFSEIESGNFLGLLDFRGADFSYLLRIIVNQVGVYGLSQYFKYSLTDKKDKEVLPYILHVNILLIALYIVSFFYPYNFWINTLTTVGVILYCWWYANLILLNMIIPALKEKKPFSKITLSLYIFIMVTFFLFVAVPHFGIMKRSFYTNVISYFNAVLISAFIIYILIMKWLDTIKNYQKLQNIEKEHQLKHIQTIVDSQENERNRIGRDIHDRIGGNLSFMKMKNQDNDIQPILDNTLSNVRELSHNLVTPNLEKEYFLDELQELALKMSTSSTHYTFTHHIDGKIDTSETNFHHIYRIIQEMYTVLPIISKATRVDLEISREKEKLLISYLDNSTLKFASTEDIDREIQNVKYRIQILSGIHKINTKRGIAILIQIPL
- a CDS encoding sensor histidine kinase, with protein sequence MKLSLLIILLPFSLCWGQPSFDISSSELIDDFVEVTSSTTTNVYLHPNSFTWNKLPFDKYTVVPFSTAKWYRFTLTSSLEQEKVLAFSYKMTPSLDVYIFSSVTQNWSVVHMGTVVADNHRARGIPLKFIKGEVKEIYYRVYGYGTLTSSNPEILSSEVVAAKNKVNANLGLIMRTVFVVFILIGSVLFYSLKDKMYSNFVIALLGAFLFIEVESGSLLGLFSLNGLDISYFFKIVAAHALVVSFFYFLRDLLFLEDRKQKGNVGKYFNVVFIAIEIIYLLFSQYPMVVSLTYTIAILLILIFIIVASYKIINKERILNFDLSTFFYFLIVSFFLLFVVTPYFGVLSQNYFSAFYLYSDGIISSVVMVCMVLLKVYTVNTENKRLTKLEEKFQKEYLKAILDSQEAERNAIGKEIQKKITNDLNLLDTKLKQTTLAHSEVLQETLDELKLMTYSLKKMNFKEENWIIQVNQLTSRFSTTVMKFDFTTNTDSLPLKYDDLENLYSIIQELFVNAVKHSFAKQVHLEIKLSEENVLLTYRDNGKGLSEKNNKSGIGLLNIQQRVTALTGEMTINSSSGLYVEINIPVTNNLL